One Callospermophilus lateralis isolate mCalLat2 chromosome 6, mCalLat2.hap1, whole genome shotgun sequence genomic region harbors:
- the Rnf5 gene encoding E3 ubiquitin-protein ligase RNF5 yields the protein MAAAEEEDGGPEGPNRERGGAGATFECNICLETAREAVVSVCGHLYCWPCLHQWLETRPERQECPVCKAGISREKVVPLYGRGSQKPQDPRLKTPPRPQGQRPAPESRGGFQPFGDTGGFHFSFGVGAFPFGFFTTVFNAHEPFRRGAGVDLGQGHPASSWQDSLFLFLAIFFFFWLLSI from the exons ATGGCAGCAGCAGAAGAGGAGGACGGGGGCCCCGAAGGGCCAAACCGCGAGCGGGGCGGGGCGGGCGCGACCTTCGAATGTAATATATGTTTGGAGACCGCTCGGGAAGCTGTGGTCAGTGTGTGTGGCCACCTGTACTG TTGGCCCTGTCTTCATCAG TGGCTGGAGACACGGCCAGAGCGGCAAGAGTGCCCAGTGTGTAAAGCTGGTATCAGCAGAGAGAAGGTTGTCCCGCTTTATGGGCGAGGGAGCCAGAAGCCCCAGGATCCCAG ATTGAAAACTCCACCCCGCCCCCAGGGCCAGCGACCAGCTCCAGAGAGCAGAGGG GGATTCCAGCCATTTGGTGATACCGGGGGTTTTCACTTCTCATTTGGTGTTGGTGCTTTTCCCTTTGGCTTTTTCACCACTGTCTTCAATGCTCATGAGCCTTTCCGCAGGGGTGCAG GTGTGGATCTGGGACAGGGTCACCCGGCCTCCAGCTGGCAGGATTCCCTCTTCCTGTTTCTcgccattttcttctttttctggctgCTCAGTATTTGA